In one window of Sulfurimonas sp. DNA:
- a CDS encoding efflux RND transporter permease subunit — translation MYKISIKRPIATLMYVVTLVIFGYMSFKSMPSALFPNVDFPIVTIQTTYPGAEAGTIESQITDKIEEAISRIGGVESIISSSSDGVSIVTVKFFLERKIDEAANDVRDKVSTVKLPKNAQMPLVSKLDIGGAPIVNIFLTAKNDSIKNLMLFANERAKPAIQKINDVGAINIIGYKDREIKIFPNAKELNRYAITIAELNTIVAQENVKIGGGKLITKTEEFTLKTKADALSIEELKNIKIKDNISLKDIATVEDSLSDAKSYASYNGVEGVMLEVQKISGTNTIDIVERVKKTVPQLQAMAGDRFGVEIINDTSPFIIHSLKDVEFDLVYGAVLAAIIVFVFLRNFTITLVSALSIPASIMGTFALMNYMGYELNKMTLIGLTLAIGIIIDDAIVVIENIYKKMEEGLDKYRAAYEGTKEMAFTILAISAMLLAVFIPVSFMSGIVGKFFESFAMTVGFAIIISYTIALSFIPSLSARTLNKSDSKFYDLTEPLFKFIERVYEKALRAVLKYKVSTLIFVFAIFFASLTLFPKIGMDFIPKEDKAEFEIKIKADSKISLEEMIKKSKAVEDMVRKSPFVEYTTLSVGYNTAKEKHKALIYVKLTDKNKREFNQEHIVQDFRQKFESFKKEMFITASAIPNIKGAGVSVPYQIVLKSDSFEDLNTAKKNLVEHLSKKNGFVDIDTDLDETKPQIDINILRENASSLGISASQIAEAISIAFSSDLEISYFEENGKQYNITLRLSDENRVSLEDIKKLQVRSKEGKLVYLDGLVTFTKSQTLGAVNHFDRQREVTVFADLFGLDLGGAVAYTKAEIQNFLPKSVIYKFTGFAEEMVKTGQAFGAAIGLSVILMFIILAILYESLIQPVIIMVALPLSIIGVMLALYISGLQFSLFVMIGFMLLMGMVGKNAVLLVDFANHAVDSGKSIDEALVEAGEKRVRPILMTTIAMVFAMIPLAFSSGLGSETKAPMAISIIGGLLSSMMLTLLAVPVIYKMISPFDLWLKKFYESKNIEI, via the coding sequence ATGTATAAAATATCAATCAAAAGACCGATTGCGACTCTGATGTATGTCGTAACATTGGTTATTTTTGGGTATATGAGTTTCAAATCAATGCCCTCGGCACTTTTTCCTAATGTCGATTTTCCCATAGTCACGATTCAGACAACATATCCGGGTGCAGAGGCAGGCACGATTGAATCGCAAATCACGGATAAAATAGAAGAGGCAATTTCAAGAATAGGCGGAGTCGAGAGTATTATATCGAGCAGCAGCGACGGTGTAAGTATAGTGACCGTTAAGTTTTTTTTAGAGAGAAAAATAGATGAAGCTGCAAACGATGTAAGGGATAAGGTCTCAACCGTAAAACTTCCTAAAAATGCGCAAATGCCGCTTGTAAGTAAACTTGATATCGGCGGAGCGCCGATTGTAAATATATTTTTAACCGCAAAAAACGACAGTATAAAAAATCTTATGCTCTTTGCAAACGAGAGGGCAAAGCCTGCTATTCAAAAGATAAATGATGTCGGTGCTATCAATATCATAGGTTATAAAGATAGAGAGATAAAAATATTTCCAAATGCAAAAGAGCTAAACAGATATGCGATAACAATTGCAGAGTTAAACACGATAGTCGCACAGGAAAATGTAAAAATCGGAGGCGGAAAGCTTATTACAAAAACCGAGGAGTTTACGCTAAAAACAAAGGCAGATGCATTAAGTATAGAAGAACTTAAAAATATAAAAATAAAAGATAATATCAGTTTAAAAGATATCGCAACGGTTGAAGACTCCTTGAGTGATGCCAAAAGTTACGCTTCATACAACGGCGTAGAGGGAGTTATGCTTGAGGTTCAAAAAATCTCGGGAACAAATACCATAGATATAGTCGAGAGGGTAAAAAAAACAGTCCCCCAGCTTCAAGCGATGGCTGGAGATAGATTTGGTGTTGAGATTATAAACGATACTTCTCCTTTTATCATCCACTCTTTAAAAGATGTTGAGTTTGACCTTGTTTACGGGGCTGTTTTAGCGGCAATTATAGTTTTTGTTTTCTTAAGAAACTTTACCATCACACTTGTTTCGGCTCTCTCAATACCTGCTTCCATTATGGGAACATTTGCTCTTATGAATTATATGGGGTATGAGTTAAATAAAATGACACTTATCGGACTTACTTTGGCAATCGGTATTATAATTGACGATGCCATCGTCGTAATAGAAAATATCTATAAAAAAATGGAAGAGGGCTTAGACAAATATAGGGCAGCGTATGAGGGCACAAAAGAGATGGCCTTTACTATTTTGGCTATTTCCGCAATGCTTTTGGCTGTTTTTATACCTGTTTCGTTTATGAGCGGGATTGTCGGAAAGTTTTTTGAGAGTTTTGCTATGACCGTCGGATTTGCTATTATTATCTCATATACGATAGCTCTTAGCTTTATCCCGAGCTTGAGTGCGCGAACATTAAATAAGAGCGATAGTAAATTTTATGATTTAACTGAGCCTCTCTTTAAATTTATAGAGCGAGTTTATGAAAAAGCTCTTAGAGCCGTTTTAAAATATAAAGTATCGACTTTAATCTTCGTATTTGCGATTTTTTTTGCATCTCTGACTCTTTTTCCAAAAATCGGTATGGATTTTATACCAAAAGAGGATAAAGCGGAGTTTGAGATAAAAATCAAAGCAGACTCCAAAATATCGCTGGAAGAGATGATAAAAAAATCTAAAGCCGTTGAAGATATGGTTAGAAAAAGTCCGTTTGTAGAGTATACGACGCTAAGCGTCGGTTACAATACCGCCAAAGAGAAACATAAAGCTCTTATCTATGTAAAGCTTACCGATAAAAATAAAAGAGAGTTTAATCAAGAACATATCGTTCAAGATTTTAGACAAAAGTTTGAATCATTTAAAAAAGAGATGTTTATAACCGCTTCGGCTATTCCAAACATAAAAGGTGCGGGTGTATCGGTGCCGTATCAGATAGTTTTAAAATCGGACTCGTTTGAAGATTTGAACACGGCGAAAAAAAACTTGGTTGAGCATCTGTCCAAAAAAAATGGATTTGTCGATATTGATACGGATTTGGATGAGACAAAGCCGCAGATAGATATCAATATTTTAAGAGAAAATGCTTCAAGTCTTGGTATTTCGGCTTCACAAATCGCAGAAGCTATCTCTATTGCTTTTTCAAGCGATTTGGAAATCTCATACTTTGAAGAGAATGGAAAACAGTATAACATAACGCTTCGATTGAGCGATGAAAACAGGGTGAGCTTGGAAGATATTAAAAAACTTCAAGTCAGATCTAAAGAGGGCAAGTTAGTCTATCTTGACGGATTGGTTACATTTACGAAGAGTCAAACGCTTGGAGCGGTAAACCACTTTGACAGACAAAGAGAAGTCACGGTCTTTGCAGATTTGTTTGGGCTTGACTTGGGCGGGGCGGTTGCTTATACGAAAGCAGAGATACAAAATTTTCTGCCAAAAAGCGTTATTTACAAATTTACCGGTTTTGCCGAGGAGATGGTAAAAACAGGACAAGCCTTTGGAGCTGCAATAGGTTTGAGTGTAATTTTAATGTTTATTATTTTGGCAATTTTATACGAGTCTCTTATTCAGCCGGTTATTATTATGGTAGCGCTTCCTTTGAGTATAATAGGCGTAATGCTTGCATTGTACATTTCTGGATTGCAATTTAGTCTTTTTGTTATGATAGGTTTTATGTTGCTCATGGGGATGGTCGGGAAAAATGCGGTGTTGCTGGTCGACTTTGCAAATCATGCAGTTGACAGCGGAAAAAGCATAGATGAAGCACTTGTCGAAGCAGGAGAAAAAAGAGTCCGCCCGATATTAATGACGACAATAGCGATGGTATTTGCTATGATTCCGCTCGCATTTAGCAGCGGACTCGGAAGCGAAACTAAAGCACCGATGGCGATTTCAATCATCGGGGGACTGCTAAGTTCAATGATGCTTACTCTTTTAGCGGTTCCGGTTATTTATAAGATGATAAGTCCATTTGATTTGTGGTTAAAAAAGTTTTACGAAAGTAAAAATATTGAAATATAA
- the obgE gene encoding GTPase ObgE encodes MFIDSVELTVSSGKGGAGCVAFRREKFVLNGGPNGGDGGKGGDIWFKCDNNTHTLSHFQKKMHIKADNGAPGESSNMAGKSGAKKVIIVPPGTQIIDSESGEVLFDMLKDGQEELFITGGRGGLGNTHFKSSTNQRPTYAQPGEKGETRTVQLDLKLIADVGLVGFPNVGKSTLISTVSNARPEIANYEFTTLTPKLGQVNIGDFESFIMADIPGIIGGAHEGKGLGIEFLRHIERTKILLFMIDLASYRDLKEQIETLKAEVAAFSDKLAHSQYAIALTRADIVPPEEINDLVNGFLEIIGVKATKGSDLDFDESIPYFIQESADETLGYDKTIPYFVVPISSATHKNIKPLKHALFNLVQLNRESSDR; translated from the coding sequence ATGTTTATAGATAGTGTAGAGCTAACAGTTTCTTCCGGAAAAGGCGGAGCGGGTTGTGTTGCGTTTCGTCGTGAAAAGTTTGTTTTAAACGGCGGTCCAAACGGCGGAGACGGCGGAAAAGGCGGTGATATCTGGTTTAAATGTGACAATAATACTCACACGCTATCCCATTTTCAAAAGAAGATGCACATAAAGGCAGATAACGGCGCTCCGGGCGAAAGCTCAAATATGGCGGGCAAATCCGGTGCAAAAAAGGTTATCATAGTACCGCCTGGTACACAGATAATTGATTCAGAGAGCGGTGAAGTTTTATTTGATATGTTAAAAGACGGACAAGAAGAGCTCTTTATAACGGGTGGAAGAGGCGGACTCGGCAATACTCACTTTAAGTCTTCCACTAACCAAAGACCGACATATGCACAACCGGGTGAGAAAGGCGAAACAAGAACAGTTCAGTTAGATCTTAAACTTATTGCCGATGTTGGTTTGGTCGGTTTTCCAAATGTCGGAAAATCTACGCTTATCTCAACAGTTTCCAATGCTCGTCCGGAAATTGCAAACTATGAGTTTACAACGCTTACGCCAAAACTAGGGCAGGTAAATATAGGTGATTTTGAATCATTTATTATGGCGGATATTCCGGGTATTATCGGCGGAGCGCACGAGGGCAAAGGTCTTGGAATAGAGTTTTTAAGACATATCGAGAGAACAAAAATTCTTCTTTTTATGATAGATTTGGCATCTTATAGAGATCTAAAAGAGCAGATAGAGACACTAAAAGCAGAGGTCGCTGCATTTTCGGATAAACTGGCACATAGTCAGTATGCTATTGCTCTGACAAGAGCAGATATTGTTCCGCCTGAAGAAATTAACGACTTGGTAAACGGCTTTTTAGAAATCATTGGAGTTAAAGCTACGAAGGGCAGTGATTTGGATTTTGACGAATCAATCCCGTATTTTATTCAAGAGAGTGCAGATGAGACGCTTGGGTACGATAAAACTATTCCATATTTTGTTGTACCGATATCTTCTGCCACTCATAAAAATATAAAGCCTCTAAAGCATGCGCTCTTTAATCTAGTACAGTTAAACAGAGAGTCGAGCGATAGATAA
- the rplU gene encoding 50S ribosomal protein L21, with product MYAIIKNGGKQYKVQEGDILLLDKMSLEPKASIEIKEVLAVNAGELKVGAPFVEGAVVTAEVINEGRDRKVVTFKKRRRKDSKVKRGFRRDFTRVRITKIAA from the coding sequence ATGTACGCAATTATCAAAAACGGTGGCAAGCAGTATAAAGTTCAAGAAGGCGATATTCTATTACTAGATAAAATGTCTCTTGAGCCTAAAGCTTCAATCGAGATTAAAGAAGTTTTAGCTGTTAACGCAGGTGAGCTTAAAGTTGGAGCGCCTTTTGTTGAAGGTGCTGTTGTAACTGCTGAAGTTATTAATGAGGGTCGTGACAGAAAAGTTGTGACTTTTAAGAAGCGTCGTCGTAAAGACAGCAAAGTGAAAAGAGGTTTCAGAAGAGACTTCACGCGTGTTCGCATCACAAAAATAGCAGCATAA
- the rpmA gene encoding 50S ribosomal protein L27, protein MAHKKGQGSTQNNRDSAGRRLGVKKYGGEAVVAGNIIIRQRGTKIHPGKNVGMGKDHTIYALVDGVVSFHRKDKKRQQVSIVPAA, encoded by the coding sequence ATGGCACATAAGAAAGGTCAAGGTAGTACACAGAATAATCGTGACTCGGCTGGTAGAAGACTTGGTGTAAAAAAGTATGGTGGAGAGGCTGTAGTAGCCGGTAACATTATTATTCGCCAAAGAGGAACTAAGATTCATCCGGGTAAAAATGTAGGCATGGGTAAAGACCATACTATATATGCGTTGGTTGACGGTGTTGTATCTTTTCACAGAAAAGATAAAAAACGCCAACAAGTTTCAATCGTTCCTGCCGCATAA
- a CDS encoding replication endonuclease: protein MFTSLEYKSEIEQNSSCVYARKDLRDNRSLTNYKKDVDILKKYGVSKGDLVSVKLKIQKQEDFLKYSYIKDKITGNTFSLKECIISSNHNPQRYYAEIQNRIDTLQREAQNANLTPVFLTITLPSEFHPMKQKSQKDTTLVKNQKYNGVEPREATKILTKMWAKLRQDRALKELSKNQRMYYRVNEPHKDGTPHAHILLFIPADRIEKVEKAFKRLYLIQTNKFVKDIHNAKSYIMKYINKTLPKSKEHITQDDEYLNAWYIKNRINRFCSSRSTAPMYLHRLLNHRFTLYALTQIKKGNSLKVLVTLDTEKIMEIWDDNELLYMRNENMEVHTINEYKKAA from the coding sequence ATGTTTACTTCTTTAGAATATAAGAGCGAAATCGAGCAAAACTCTTCGTGCGTATACGCACGAAAGGATTTGCGAGATAATCGCTCCTTGACTAATTATAAAAAAGATGTGGACATTTTAAAAAAGTACGGAGTTTCAAAGGGCGACTTAGTGTCAGTGAAGCTTAAAATCCAAAAACAAGAGGACTTTTTAAAGTATAGCTACATCAAGGACAAAATAACTGGTAATACTTTTTCGCTCAAAGAGTGTATTATATCCTCAAACCATAATCCGCAAAGATATTACGCTGAAATCCAAAACCGTATAGATACCCTACAGCGTGAAGCACAAAACGCAAATCTCACCCCCGTATTTTTGACTATAACTCTACCTAGCGAATTTCATCCAATGAAGCAAAAATCGCAAAAAGATACAACCCTCGTTAAAAATCAAAAATACAACGGTGTAGAACCTCGGGAAGCCACAAAGATATTAACCAAGATGTGGGCTAAACTTAGGCAAGATAGAGCGTTAAAAGAACTCTCTAAAAATCAAAGAATGTACTATCGTGTAAATGAACCACACAAAGATGGCACGCCTCACGCTCATATACTCCTATTTATTCCAGCTGATAGGATAGAAAAAGTAGAAAAAGCTTTTAAGCGTCTCTACCTTATCCAAACCAATAAATTTGTAAAAGATATTCATAATGCCAAAAGCTATATTATGAAATATATCAATAAAACGCTTCCAAAGTCAAAAGAGCATATCACACAAGATGATGAGTATCTTAATGCGTGGTATATAAAAAACCGTATAAATAGATTTTGTTCTAGTCGCTCAACTGCTCCTATGTATCTTCATAGACTTTTGAACCATAGATTTACACTCTATGCACTTACACAAATCAAAAAAGGCAATAGCTTAAAAGTATTGGTAACTCTTGATACTGAAAAAATAATGGAGATATGGGACGATAACGAGCTTTTATATATGCGTAATGAAAATATGGAAGTGCATACGATAAACGAGTATAAAAAGGCTGCATAA
- a CDS encoding site-specific integrase: MKKLRFKNRNGILYFGIDGKFISSKMKYTNINKNIIIGKYNRGEMDEELHFEERQSPTVRNLLQNIILEKSKHLKHKSMIAYRSSMKNHILPYFGDKMVTHIKPIEIKKFQDFMMEQGLKKESIQLARILLKEVFNLAILSETISSNPITSVGMPKINYKKEKQKPFTLDEIDLILSSVTGQVKNFLGLSFFTGMRSGEILALEWSNIDFVTDTITINKTVAQGLINSAKTKSSERDIEILPKAKEFLKAQQRETGLKNSYVFLNDKNNHFSSNDNFYRNYQAILKKLNLEKRSLHNTRHTFASIMLNNGINPLWVSATLGHENLQITLSIYTHYMPKKEKIKISFLEKRYKNGTSEL; the protein is encoded by the coding sequence ATGAAGAAGTTACGATTTAAAAATCGTAATGGTATTTTGTACTTTGGTATAGATGGCAAGTTCATATCATCTAAAATGAAATATACCAACATAAATAAAAATATCATTATTGGCAAATATAATCGTGGGGAAATGGACGAAGAGTTACATTTTGAAGAGAGACAGTCACCCACTGTTAGAAACCTACTTCAAAACATAATCTTAGAGAAGAGTAAGCACCTTAAACATAAGTCTATGATTGCTTATCGTTCATCAATGAAAAACCATATTCTACCATATTTCGGCGATAAAATGGTTACCCATATAAAGCCTATTGAAATTAAAAAATTTCAAGATTTTATGATGGAGCAAGGTTTAAAAAAAGAGAGCATTCAGCTAGCTAGAATACTCTTAAAAGAGGTCTTTAACTTAGCAATATTAAGCGAAACAATATCTTCTAATCCAATTACATCTGTTGGGATGCCTAAGATTAATTACAAAAAGGAAAAACAAAAGCCTTTTACTCTTGATGAGATAGATTTAATTTTATCAAGCGTTACCGGTCAAGTAAAAAACTTTTTAGGGTTGTCTTTCTTTACAGGTATGCGTTCTGGTGAGATTTTGGCTTTAGAGTGGAGTAATATAGATTTTGTAACCGATACGATAACTATAAATAAAACGGTTGCTCAAGGCTTGATAAACTCTGCTAAAACAAAATCAAGTGAAAGAGATATTGAGATACTGCCAAAAGCAAAAGAGTTTTTAAAGGCACAACAGCGAGAAACAGGGCTAAAAAATAGTTATGTTTTTCTAAATGATAAAAACAATCATTTTAGCTCAAATGATAATTTTTATAGAAATTATCAAGCTATCTTGAAAAAACTAAATTTAGAAAAAAGAAGCCTACATAATACTAGACATACTTTTGCTAGTATTATGCTAAATAATGGAATTAACCCTCTTTGGGTATCTGCAACTTTAGGTCACGAAAATTTGCAGATTACTCTAAGCATATATACTCACTATATGCCTAAGAAAGAAAAAATAAAAATTTCTTTCTTAGAAAAAAGGTACAAAAACGGTACAAGTGAACTGTAA